The following proteins are co-located in the Agromyces laixinhei genome:
- a CDS encoding thiamine pyrophosphate-dependent dehydrogenase E1 component subunit alpha translates to MTARERDFTAPTVQLLTPEGELRASAEAEAYLPLVEALRDAELERFYRDMAVSRRIDVTGANLQRQGQLALWVPSHGQEAAQVGSAHAARPQDHLFPSYREHIVGMIRGLDLTHVFALLRGATLGGWNPEENGNFHLYTLVLASQTLHATGYAMGLQFDGATATGDPETDAAVLVYYGDGATSQGDANEALVFASSYQTPQVFFIQNNQWAISVPVARQSRTPLSLRGGGFGMPGVRVDGNDVLASYAVTRQSLEEARAGDGPSLIEALTYRMGAHTTADDPTKYRTDDEVEYWKVRDPITRYRTWLESRGASAAFFADVDAEANDIAADLRRRALELQAPTREAIFEHVYSEPHPLMVEQAAWLENFETSFEHPAGGAA, encoded by the coding sequence GTGACAGCCCGCGAACGAGACTTCACCGCGCCGACGGTCCAGCTTCTGACCCCAGAGGGCGAGCTTCGCGCCTCCGCCGAGGCCGAGGCGTACCTTCCGCTCGTCGAGGCGCTCCGCGACGCCGAACTCGAACGCTTCTATCGCGACATGGCCGTCTCGCGCCGCATCGACGTCACCGGCGCGAACCTGCAGCGGCAGGGCCAACTCGCCCTCTGGGTGCCGAGTCACGGTCAGGAGGCGGCGCAGGTCGGCTCCGCGCATGCGGCTCGGCCGCAAGACCACCTGTTCCCCTCGTACCGAGAGCACATCGTCGGCATGATCCGCGGGCTCGACCTGACGCACGTCTTCGCGCTGTTGCGCGGCGCCACCCTCGGCGGCTGGAACCCCGAGGAGAACGGCAACTTCCACCTCTACACGCTCGTGCTCGCCTCGCAGACGCTGCACGCCACGGGCTACGCGATGGGCCTCCAGTTCGACGGCGCGACCGCGACCGGCGACCCCGAGACGGATGCCGCGGTGCTCGTCTACTACGGTGACGGCGCGACCTCGCAGGGCGACGCCAACGAGGCGCTCGTCTTCGCATCGAGCTATCAGACACCCCAGGTCTTCTTCATCCAGAACAACCAGTGGGCCATCTCGGTGCCCGTCGCGCGCCAGTCGCGCACCCCGCTCTCGCTCCGCGGCGGCGGCTTCGGCATGCCGGGCGTGCGCGTCGACGGCAACGACGTGCTCGCGAGCTATGCGGTGACCCGTCAATCGCTCGAGGAGGCCCGCGCCGGCGACGGCCCCAGCCTGATCGAGGCGCTCACGTACCGCATGGGCGCCCACACCACTGCCGACGACCCCACGAAGTACCGCACCGACGACGAGGTGGAGTACTGGAAGGTGCGCGACCCGATCACGCGCTACCGCACGTGGCTCGAGAGCCGCGGGGCATCCGCCGCCTTCTTCGCCGACGTCGACGCCGAGGCGAACGACATCGCGGCAGACCTGCGCCGCCGCGCCCTCGAGTTGCAGGCACCGACGCGTGAGGCGATCTTCGAGCACGTCTACAGCGAGCCGCACCCGCTCATGGTCGAACAGGCCGCGTGGCTCGAGAACTTCGAGACCTCGTTCGAGCACCCGGCAGGAGGCGCGGCATGA
- a CDS encoding phage holin family protein, with protein MRFIVKVIVIALALWLTTLIVSGVSVVPYDDTEVATVLTYLLVALIFGLVNAIIGTLIRIVAFPLYVLTLGLISFIVNGLLLLIVDWFSDLMGFGLVVESFWWGVLGALVLGLISWLIGLVLRPATKG; from the coding sequence ATGCGATTCATCGTCAAAGTCATCGTCATCGCGCTCGCTCTCTGGCTGACGACACTCATCGTCTCGGGAGTCAGTGTCGTGCCCTACGACGACACCGAGGTCGCGACAGTGCTCACGTACCTGCTCGTCGCCCTGATCTTCGGGCTCGTGAACGCGATCATCGGCACCCTGATCAGAATCGTCGCGTTCCCGCTCTATGTGCTGACCCTCGGCCTCATCTCCTTCATCGTCAACGGCCTGCTGCTCCTCATCGTCGACTGGTTCAGCGACCTGATGGGTTTCGGCCTCGTGGTCGAGAGCTTCTGGTGGGGCGTGCTCGGCGCCCTCGTGCTCGGACTCATCAGCTGGCTCATCGGGCTCGTGCTGCGTCCGGCGACGAAGGGCTGA
- a CDS encoding alpha-ketoacid dehydrogenase subunit beta — translation MAKAINAGLREALRADEKVLLMGEDIGPLGGVFRVTEGLSAEFGERRILDTPLAESAIVGTAIGLAMRGYRPVIEIQFDGFIFPAFDQITTQLARQTVRHDGSVSMPVVIRVPYGGHIGSIEHHQESPEAYFAHTPGLRVVSPSNPHDAYWMIQESIRSDDPVLFFEPKSRYWPKGPIDLDHAGLPLHASRVMRKGTDVTVVGHGAMIATLLQAADIAETEGRSIEVVDLRSLSPIDYGPLLESVHRTGRLVVAQEAYGNVSVGSEIAATVAERAFYSLEAPVLRVSGFDTPFPPAALETEFLPSPDRVLEAVDRVLGY, via the coding sequence ATGGCGAAGGCCATCAATGCCGGACTCCGCGAGGCGCTCCGCGCCGACGAGAAGGTGCTGCTCATGGGCGAGGACATCGGTCCCCTCGGCGGCGTCTTCCGCGTGACCGAGGGGCTCTCGGCCGAGTTCGGCGAGCGGCGCATCCTCGACACCCCGCTCGCCGAGTCGGCCATCGTCGGCACCGCGATCGGCCTCGCGATGCGCGGCTACCGCCCGGTCATCGAGATCCAGTTCGACGGCTTCATCTTTCCCGCCTTCGACCAGATCACGACCCAGCTCGCGCGCCAGACCGTGCGCCACGACGGCTCCGTCTCGATGCCCGTCGTGATCCGCGTGCCCTACGGCGGGCACATCGGCTCGATCGAGCACCATCAGGAGAGCCCCGAGGCGTATTTCGCGCACACCCCTGGCCTGCGCGTGGTGAGCCCGTCGAATCCGCACGACGCGTACTGGATGATCCAGGAGTCGATCCGCTCCGACGACCCGGTGCTGTTCTTCGAGCCGAAGAGCCGGTACTGGCCGAAGGGGCCGATCGACCTCGACCACGCCGGGCTTCCGCTGCACGCGAGCCGCGTCATGCGCAAGGGCACCGACGTGACCGTCGTCGGCCACGGCGCGATGATCGCGACGCTGCTGCAGGCCGCCGATATCGCCGAGACCGAGGGCCGGAGCATCGAGGTCGTCGACCTGCGCTCGCTCTCCCCCATCGACTACGGGCCGCTGCTCGAGTCGGTGCACCGCACCGGCCGGCTCGTCGTGGCGCAGGAGGCGTACGGCAACGTCTCCGTCGGCTCCGAGATCGCGGCGACCGTCGCCGAGCGCGCCTTCTACTCGCTCGAAGCCCCGGTGCTGCGCGTGTCGGGCTTCGATACGCCCTTCCCGCCGGCGGCGCTCGAGACCGAATTCCTGCCGAGCCCCGACCGGGTGCTCGAAGCCGTCGATCGCGTTCTGGGGTACTGA
- a CDS encoding histidinol-phosphate transaminase, producing MPPLLQTAPDERRSTVEFVTAPEPTGARVRLRPEIAALPPYRQGRPAPADGYKLSSNENPFAPLPSVARVVAEAANEINRYPDATALALRERLAERFGVTADEVLVGAGSVALLAQFILAAASPGDEVVYSWRSFEAYPGLVTVAGATSVTVPNRADHGHDLDAMAAAITDRTRVIIVCSPNNPTGVVVTAAEFEAFMARVPADRLVLLDEAYIEFVQGAGADLAVDGRTLIGRYPNLVVLRTFSKAYGLAGLRVGYAIGPVELLDAARATAIPLGVTAAAASAAIASLEPAAESELLERVAAIAERRDRVHAALAEQGWPVPRAHSNFVWLPAGEATIEVAERLFDAGLVTRPFAGDGIRISVGEEESVQILLTILSELVPGSQETGSR from the coding sequence ATGCCTCCACTCTTGCAGACGGCACCCGACGAACGAAGGAGTACGGTGGAATTCGTGACCGCACCGGAGCCCACGGGGGCGCGCGTACGCCTACGCCCCGAGATCGCCGCCCTTCCGCCGTACCGACAGGGCCGCCCCGCGCCCGCCGACGGCTACAAGCTCTCGAGCAACGAGAACCCGTTCGCACCGCTTCCCTCGGTCGCGAGGGTCGTCGCCGAGGCGGCGAACGAGATCAATCGCTACCCGGATGCCACGGCCCTCGCCCTTCGCGAGCGGCTGGCCGAGCGCTTCGGCGTGACGGCCGACGAGGTGCTCGTCGGTGCCGGGTCGGTCGCGCTCCTCGCCCAGTTCATCCTCGCGGCAGCGTCGCCCGGCGACGAGGTCGTCTACTCCTGGCGCTCGTTCGAGGCGTACCCCGGTCTCGTCACGGTGGCCGGAGCCACGAGCGTGACGGTGCCCAATCGCGCCGACCACGGCCACGACCTCGACGCGATGGCCGCCGCGATCACCGATCGCACCCGCGTCATCATCGTGTGCTCGCCGAACAACCCCACGGGCGTCGTCGTGACCGCCGCCGAGTTCGAGGCCTTCATGGCCCGGGTGCCCGCCGACCGGCTCGTGCTGCTCGACGAGGCGTACATCGAGTTCGTGCAGGGTGCGGGTGCCGACCTCGCCGTCGACGGCCGCACGCTCATCGGCCGCTACCCCAACCTCGTGGTGCTCCGCACCTTCTCGAAGGCCTACGGCCTCGCCGGTCTCCGCGTGGGCTACGCCATCGGCCCGGTCGAGTTGCTCGACGCGGCTCGGGCCACGGCGATTCCGCTCGGAGTCACGGCTGCCGCGGCATCCGCTGCGATCGCCTCGCTCGAACCGGCCGCCGAGTCCGAACTGCTCGAACGCGTCGCCGCGATCGCCGAACGGCGCGACCGTGTTCACGCGGCGCTCGCCGAACAGGGCTGGCCCGTGCCGCGCGCCCACAGCAACTTCGTCTGGCTGCCCGCGGGCGAGGCGACGATCGAGGTCGCCGAGCGCCTGTTCGATGCCGGTCTCGTGACGCGGCCCTTCGCCGGCGACGGCATCCGCATCTCAGTCGGCGAAGAGGAATCTGTGCAGATCCTCCTTACGATTCTCAGTGAGCTTGTACCGGGTTCACAAGAAACGGGCTCGCGGTAG